The Skermanella pratensis genome has a window encoding:
- a CDS encoding ABC transporter substrate-binding protein, producing the protein MKLSKTIRAACVAAVAGTAAAAIITGAIPAQAVEVTIGYLGRQEPPREPLSFVEPILEDEGIQGAQLGLKDNATTGRLLGQDFKLDEVIVPEDGDPAAAAREMLGRGVRLIVSDLPAQGLLAVADLPEADGALILNARARDDSLRRDQCRANVLHTIPSRAMLADALGQYMVFKRWTRWFLVEGPGEGDKKLAEAIRRTAKRYNTRIVVDKPWTFETGNRRTDSGAVNERDAIQGFTQVDDYDILIVADEEDQFGEYLVDRTARPRPVAGTQGLVPTAWSRVTENWGATQLQRRFERQAGRSMTERDHTAWLAVRTVGEAATRTNSADPKTIEGFIRSPDFALGGFKGQPLSFRPWDGQMRQPVLLVNPRMLVSVSPQEGFLHQVTELDSLGDDRPETQCRF; encoded by the coding sequence ATGAAACTATCCAAGACCATCCGGGCCGCCTGCGTCGCGGCCGTCGCGGGCACCGCCGCCGCCGCGATCATCACCGGCGCCATCCCGGCCCAGGCCGTCGAGGTCACCATCGGCTATCTCGGCCGCCAGGAACCGCCGCGCGAGCCGCTGTCCTTCGTCGAGCCGATCCTCGAGGACGAGGGCATCCAGGGCGCCCAGCTCGGGCTGAAGGACAACGCCACGACCGGCCGGCTGCTCGGCCAGGACTTCAAGCTGGACGAGGTGATCGTGCCGGAGGACGGCGACCCCGCCGCCGCCGCGCGCGAGATGCTGGGGCGCGGCGTCAGGCTGATCGTCTCCGACCTGCCGGCCCAGGGGCTGCTCGCCGTCGCCGACCTGCCGGAAGCCGATGGCGCCCTGATCCTCAATGCCCGGGCGCGGGACGACAGCCTGCGCCGCGACCAGTGCCGCGCCAATGTCCTGCACACCATCCCCAGCCGGGCCATGCTGGCCGACGCGCTCGGCCAATACATGGTGTTCAAGCGCTGGACCCGCTGGTTCCTGGTCGAGGGGCCGGGCGAGGGCGACAAGAAGCTGGCCGAGGCGATCCGCAGGACCGCCAAGCGCTACAACACCCGCATCGTGGTGGACAAGCCCTGGACCTTCGAGACCGGCAACCGCCGCACCGACAGCGGCGCCGTCAACGAGCGCGACGCCATCCAGGGGTTCACCCAGGTGGACGACTACGACATCCTGATCGTCGCCGACGAGGAGGACCAGTTCGGCGAATACCTCGTGGACCGCACGGCCCGCCCGCGTCCGGTCGCCGGGACCCAGGGGCTGGTGCCGACCGCCTGGTCGCGGGTGACGGAGAACTGGGGCGCCACCCAGCTCCAGCGCCGGTTCGAACGTCAGGCCGGCCGCAGCATGACCGAGCGCGACCACACCGCCTGGCTGGCGGTCCGCACCGTCGGCGAGGCCGCGACCCGGACCAACTCGGCCGATCCCAAGACGATCGAGGGCTTCATCCGCAGCCCCGACTTCGCGCTGGGCGGCTTCAAGGGCCAACCGCTCAGCTTCCGCCCGTGGGACGGCCAGATGCGCCAGCCGGTCCTGCTGGTCAACCCGCGCATGCTGGTCTCGGTCTCGCCGCAGGAGGGCTTCCTGCACCAGGTGACGGAGCTGGACAGCCTGGGTGACGACCGGCCGGAAACCCAGTGCCGGTTCTGA
- the selB gene encoding selenocysteine-specific translation elongation factor, whose amino-acid sequence MRSALVGVIGHVDHGKTALVKALTGIDTDRLAEEKRRGISIALGFAHLAVPGGEIDLIDMPGHERFVRTMISGATGIDAVLLVVAANEGIKPQTVEHVEIAGLIGVKRGIVAVAKCDLADAAQAEAAGRAACELARDAGIGEVTAVRTSAVTGAGLDRLREALGTLPRDSGTEADAGVFFLPADRVFAVAGFGTVATGTLRRGSLRVGDAVEILPGGRCARVRSLQIHGRAVEAAGAGRRTAVNLRGVERSDLARGAALATPGLLVPSAWLDAELRLLPSAGRDLGSGTVVRLLFGTTETSARVRLLDRDRLEPGDSAPVQLQAGEAVAVPAGEPFIIRTPSPPATVGGGRILDPASRRRRRRDAGTLDFLRVLAAGPPAAVVAARLRAAGADGCAVAELCRLLAVSREMLCGILPAAGAELAGEDAVLLTEVRCRLECRVLALVEEHHRRHPTEPGLPRERLERTVAARAAGLVRQGILINDGGRLRHRDFDPAALLSERDRGALAAVEAPFREGGLTPPDIAAVVGSDKARFQAVRYLVRTGTLVRTTDRVQKRDILFHRDAVAKAKRIMAIHLADRAGGFLVADLGRLLGITRKFSIPLLEHLDADGFTRRQDDRRVIAGAGERPS is encoded by the coding sequence ATGAGGAGCGCTCTGGTGGGCGTGATCGGCCACGTGGACCATGGCAAGACGGCCCTGGTCAAGGCGCTGACCGGTATCGACACCGACCGGCTGGCGGAGGAGAAGCGGCGCGGCATCTCCATCGCGCTGGGTTTCGCCCATCTGGCGGTGCCGGGCGGAGAGATCGACCTGATCGACATGCCCGGCCACGAGCGGTTCGTCCGCACCATGATCTCCGGCGCCACCGGCATCGACGCGGTGCTCCTGGTGGTCGCGGCGAACGAGGGAATCAAGCCGCAGACCGTGGAGCATGTGGAGATCGCCGGCCTGATCGGCGTGAAGCGGGGCATCGTCGCGGTCGCCAAGTGCGACCTCGCGGATGCCGCGCAGGCCGAAGCCGCCGGACGGGCCGCCTGCGAACTGGCGCGGGACGCGGGCATCGGCGAGGTCACGGCGGTCCGGACCTCCGCCGTGACCGGAGCGGGCCTGGACCGGCTGCGCGAGGCGCTGGGCACCCTGCCCCGGGATTCCGGGACCGAAGCGGATGCCGGAGTCTTCTTCCTGCCGGCCGACCGGGTTTTCGCGGTGGCCGGTTTCGGGACGGTCGCGACCGGCACGCTCCGGCGCGGCTCCCTTCGGGTCGGCGACGCGGTGGAAATCCTGCCGGGCGGGCGGTGCGCACGGGTCCGCAGCCTCCAGATCCATGGCCGGGCGGTCGAGGCCGCCGGGGCCGGCCGGCGCACCGCCGTCAACCTGCGCGGGGTCGAGCGGTCCGACCTGGCGCGGGGGGCGGCACTGGCAACGCCCGGCCTGCTGGTGCCTTCCGCCTGGCTCGACGCCGAGTTGAGGCTGCTGCCCTCCGCCGGCCGGGATCTCGGGAGCGGGACGGTGGTCCGGCTGCTGTTCGGCACGACGGAGACGTCGGCCCGGGTGCGGCTGCTGGACCGGGACCGGCTGGAGCCGGGAGACAGCGCGCCGGTCCAGCTCCAGGCCGGCGAAGCGGTCGCGGTACCGGCCGGCGAGCCTTTCATCATCCGGACGCCGTCGCCGCCGGCCACGGTCGGCGGCGGGCGGATCCTCGACCCGGCGTCCCGCCGGCGTCGGCGCCGCGATGCCGGCACGCTGGATTTCCTGCGCGTCCTGGCGGCCGGGCCGCCCGCCGCCGTGGTGGCGGCCCGGCTGCGGGCCGCCGGCGCCGACGGCTGCGCGGTCGCGGAGCTGTGCCGGCTGCTGGCGGTTTCACGTGAAATGCTGTGCGGGATCCTGCCCGCCGCCGGGGCGGAGCTTGCGGGAGAGGACGCCGTGCTCCTGACGGAGGTGCGGTGCCGCCTGGAATGCCGCGTCCTGGCGCTGGTCGAGGAGCATCACCGCCGCCATCCGACGGAGCCGGGGCTGCCGCGCGAGCGGCTGGAACGCACTGTCGCCGCCAGGGCCGCCGGCCTGGTCCGCCAGGGCATCCTGATCAACGACGGGGGGCGGCTGCGCCACCGGGACTTCGATCCGGCGGCGCTGCTGTCGGAGCGTGACCGGGGCGCCCTCGCGGCGGTCGAGGCGCCCTTCCGGGAGGGCGGGTTGACGCCGCCGGACATCGCCGCCGTGGTCGGTTCGGACAAGGCCCGGTTCCAGGCGGTGCGCTATCTGGTCCGCACCGGAACGCTGGTCCGAACCACCGACCGGGTGCAGAAGCGCGACATCCTGTTCCACCGCGACGCGGTCGCCAAGGCGAAGCGGATCATGGCGATCCACCTCGCCGACCGGGCCGGCGGCTTCCTGGTCGCCGACCTGGGCCGGCTGCTCGGCATCACGCGGAAGTTCAGCATCCCGCTGCTGGAACACCTGGACGCCGACGGCTTCACGCGGCGCCAGGACGACCGCCGGGTGATCGCCGGAGCGGGGGAGCGGCCGTCCTGA
- the selA gene encoding L-seryl-tRNA(Sec) selenium transferase has product MHVAPSSPPSAPAALRALPQVQKLLESAEAAALMAEFPRALVVEAVRGGLDALRRAVLDGSVSFEAFPADSFFDSVRAALEPFRHGQLRRVVNGTGIVIHTNLGRAPLAEPAVAALAQVAAGYANLEFDLESGARGSRYAAVTDLLCRLTGAEAALVVNNNAAAVLLALSAVARGGEALVSRSELVEIGGSFRVPDVIRQGGARLVEVGTTNKTRTSDYEAAITPETRVILKVHQSNYRIVGFTSAPALADLADLGRRRGLVVMEDLGSGTLLDLRDIGLPHEPTVGESVAAGVDLVMFSADKLLGGPQAGIIVGRRDLIVQLKKHPLLRAVRIDKLSLAALEATLRLYLDPPRVVASVPVLAMLATPLSLLEERAGRLAELLAGIDGLEVAGADGKSYSGGGSLPETALPTRLVTLRAAGLGAAGPETAELARRLRLHRPAVVGRIAADRFILDMRTLGDADLPVIAAAIRGAIREAAWGAAAS; this is encoded by the coding sequence ATGCATGTCGCTCCGTCCTCACCCCCCAGCGCCCCGGCCGCGCTCCGCGCCCTGCCCCAGGTCCAGAAGCTGCTGGAGAGCGCCGAGGCCGCCGCCCTCATGGCGGAGTTCCCGCGCGCGCTGGTCGTCGAGGCGGTCCGCGGCGGGCTAGACGCGCTGCGCCGCGCCGTTCTGGACGGATCCGTGTCCTTCGAGGCGTTCCCCGCGGACAGCTTCTTCGACTCGGTCAGGGCGGCGCTGGAACCCTTTCGCCATGGCCAACTGCGCCGGGTCGTCAACGGTACCGGCATCGTCATCCATACCAACCTGGGCCGCGCGCCCCTGGCGGAGCCGGCGGTGGCGGCCCTCGCGCAAGTCGCCGCCGGCTATGCGAACCTCGAATTCGACCTGGAGAGCGGCGCCCGGGGATCGCGCTACGCAGCGGTCACCGACCTGCTGTGCCGGCTGACCGGGGCGGAGGCGGCCCTGGTGGTCAACAACAATGCCGCCGCCGTGCTGCTGGCGCTGAGCGCCGTGGCCCGGGGCGGCGAGGCCCTGGTCTCCCGCTCCGAGCTGGTGGAGATCGGCGGTTCCTTCCGGGTGCCCGACGTGATCCGCCAGGGCGGCGCCCGGCTGGTCGAGGTCGGCACCACCAACAAGACCCGGACATCCGACTACGAGGCGGCGATCACGCCGGAGACCCGGGTGATCCTGAAGGTCCACCAGAGCAATTACCGCATCGTCGGTTTCACCAGCGCGCCCGCCCTGGCCGACCTGGCGGACCTGGGCCGGCGGCGTGGGCTGGTCGTGATGGAGGATCTGGGAAGCGGCACCCTGCTCGACCTGCGCGACATCGGCCTGCCCCACGAACCGACCGTGGGAGAAAGCGTCGCGGCGGGCGTCGATCTGGTGATGTTCAGCGCGGACAAGTTGCTGGGGGGTCCGCAGGCTGGCATCATAGTAGGCCGTCGCGACCTGATTGTCCAGCTGAAGAAGCATCCGCTGCTGCGGGCGGTCCGGATCGACAAGCTGTCGCTGGCGGCCTTGGAGGCGACGCTGAGGCTCTACCTGGACCCTCCCCGGGTGGTGGCTTCCGTGCCGGTGCTCGCGATGCTGGCGACCCCCCTGTCCCTGCTGGAGGAACGGGCCGGCCGGCTGGCGGAGCTGCTGGCCGGTATCGACGGGCTGGAGGTCGCCGGGGCCGACGGCAAGAGCTATTCCGGCGGCGGCTCCCTTCCGGAGACGGCGCTGCCGACCCGGCTGGTGACGCTTCGGGCGGCGGGACTGGGGGCGGCCGGGCCGGAAACGGCCGAACTGGCGCGGCGGCTGAGGCTGCACCGGCCGGCGGTGGTCGGCCGGATCGCCGCCGACCGCTTCATCCTGGACATGCGGACGCTGGGCGACGCGGACCTGCCGGTGATCGCGGCAGCGATCCGGGGGGCGATCCGGGAAGCGGCTTGGGGAGCGGCGGCGTCATGA
- a CDS encoding 2Fe-2S iron-sulfur cluster-binding protein: MAIITFSSPTLHRDVTVYATAGDTKTVLSLAEKNDVRIPHDCREGDCGSCLIEVKYLAGKPKMAIDLTEKEKSTLQSLGRITAAQIEDAEVNHVAPPFRLACQFIARDEDMVITFTGEPGGAD; encoded by the coding sequence ATGGCAATCATCACGTTTTCATCGCCGACGTTGCATCGCGATGTCACGGTTTATGCGACGGCCGGCGATACAAAGACCGTTCTGTCCTTGGCGGAGAAGAACGATGTCAGGATTCCGCATGATTGCCGCGAGGGCGACTGCGGGTCGTGCCTGATCGAAGTGAAGTACCTGGCCGGCAAGCCGAAGATGGCGATCGACCTGACCGAGAAGGAGAAGTCCACCCTTCAGTCGCTCGGGCGCATCACCGCCGCCCAGATCGAGGACGCCGAGGTCAACCATGTGGCTCCGCCGTTCCGGCTGGCCTGCCAGTTCATCGCCCGGGACGAGGACATGGTCATCACCTTCACCGGCGAGCCCGGCGGCGCCGACTGA
- a CDS encoding alpha/beta fold hydrolase: protein MQRTHLRQDTIRLPDGRRLGYAEYGDPDAPPVIYCHGFPSCRLEPGMVEISGIRLVALDRPGYGLSDPRPGRRLADWPADVAAAADALGIERFAVAGVSGGAPYAAACAALLRGRVTGLALICGIAPPNMGWEAGGAAAQLMMLDRLPGSAALAAVLGRRLVLGLRSASLLRTLLRFGRLPEADRRVLAGRVGIHVVDSFREALRNGPQGALDDARIFAQPWNFTVEDISVPTVIWHGDMDNQVPVAAAEVYARLISHAEVCIKDGEGHFSLVVQYNHNIIASLFAIAERYVLTDVTSSARTFPPAGG from the coding sequence TTGCAGCGAACCCACCTGAGGCAGGATACCATCCGTCTGCCGGACGGCCGGCGGCTGGGCTACGCCGAGTATGGCGATCCCGACGCACCCCCCGTCATCTATTGCCACGGCTTCCCCAGTTGCCGGCTGGAGCCGGGCATGGTCGAGATCTCGGGCATCCGCCTGGTGGCGCTGGACCGCCCGGGCTACGGCCTGTCCGATCCCAGGCCGGGCCGAAGGCTGGCGGACTGGCCGGCCGACGTGGCGGCCGCCGCCGACGCCCTCGGGATCGAACGGTTCGCGGTGGCCGGCGTCTCGGGCGGGGCGCCCTATGCCGCCGCCTGCGCGGCGTTGCTCCGCGGCCGCGTCACCGGGCTGGCGCTGATCTGCGGCATAGCGCCGCCGAACATGGGATGGGAAGCCGGCGGCGCCGCCGCGCAGCTGATGATGCTCGACCGGCTGCCCGGCTCGGCGGCTCTGGCCGCGGTTCTGGGACGCCGCCTCGTGCTCGGCCTGCGGTCCGCCTCGCTGCTGCGGACTCTGCTGCGGTTCGGCCGCCTGCCGGAAGCGGACCGCCGTGTCCTGGCAGGCCGGGTCGGCATCCATGTGGTGGACAGCTTCCGGGAAGCGCTGCGGAACGGCCCGCAAGGCGCCCTCGACGATGCGCGCATCTTCGCCCAGCCCTGGAATTTTACGGTGGAGGACATCTCGGTGCCGACGGTGATCTGGCACGGCGACATGGACAATCAGGTACCCGTGGCGGCGGCCGAAGTGTACGCAAGGCTGATTTCCCACGCCGAGGTGTGTATCAAAGATGGTGAGGGTCATTTTTCACTGGTCGTTCAATATAACCACAACATCATTGCTTCTCTTTTTGCCATTGCGGAAAGGTACGTGCTGACCGATGTTACATCTTCGGCTCGCACATTTCCGCCTGCGGGGGGATGA
- a CDS encoding class I SAM-dependent methyltransferase: MHIDTVRAAYRRYAGVYDLVFGKSFEAGRQQTLDRINARKKLRILEVGVGTGLSLPDYNPDHTIVGIDASEEMLNIARERVAKKGIRNVESLVEMDAQSMTFEDQSFDVVVAMYVMTVVEDPQAVMNELKRVCKPGGDIYIVNHFSAEKAGLRLKFERMIANFAELLGWHADMPMSPLLSNAGIEIVTIAKLPPFGMFTMVHCRNSDSSGGQMLQAVGT; the protein is encoded by the coding sequence ATGCACATAGATACCGTACGCGCTGCCTACCGCCGTTATGCCGGCGTCTACGATCTCGTCTTTGGCAAGAGCTTCGAGGCGGGGCGCCAGCAGACTCTCGACCGGATCAACGCGCGCAAGAAGCTTCGCATCCTCGAAGTCGGGGTCGGCACCGGCCTGTCCCTGCCGGACTACAATCCCGACCACACGATCGTCGGCATCGACGCGTCGGAGGAGATGCTGAACATCGCGCGCGAGCGGGTCGCCAAGAAGGGGATCCGGAACGTCGAGAGCCTGGTCGAGATGGACGCCCAGAGCATGACGTTCGAGGACCAAAGCTTCGACGTGGTCGTGGCGATGTATGTGATGACCGTGGTGGAGGACCCGCAGGCCGTGATGAACGAGCTGAAGCGGGTCTGCAAGCCGGGCGGCGACATCTACATCGTCAACCACTTCTCGGCGGAGAAGGCCGGCCTGCGGCTGAAGTTCGAACGCATGATCGCCAACTTCGCCGAGCTGCTGGGCTGGCACGCCGACATGCCCATGTCGCCGCTGCTGTCCAATGCCGGAATCGAGATCGTGACGATCGCCAAGCTGCCGCCGTTCGGCATGTTCACGATGGTGCACTGCCGGAACAGCGACAGCTCGGGCGGTCAGATGCTCCAGGCGGTCGGGACCTGA
- a CDS encoding ATP-binding protein, which produces MLLTGSPEVGKSRLVRELAARQEARGTVCAVVPDAGTAAKELTRLEEELSRKASPQGGIAAPVPRALLVVDGVDALDGAALERFALLTRRGTLALLLAGRTGLIETLVRSASKTVRGAITARVHLDPLDDRAAEDFIAALIASRGEVAGIAPDTVRRIVAQGNGIPGEIERLTADAITLARASRAVHMAATVEPASEFPTFQPLDLTPAALRPDPSRCLTAAPRSMQDVLEDLRTRAATAPRAGCPKDRDALSDPPARTLPSRRSPVQPEPPRGRTLPWATGIALAVAATAFISPEPKYGVPTVHVSDNPNAVVVSSVVPEPGAGIRAAEPGVMVAELEDEQPRSRDSMTDPAPEPEPEPMAAEPPPAEQPAPQEPVIEQPAFEEPVIEQPVIEQPAVEEPAPLLPEPKPTLAEPPPEEQAPAPVVTVEPPPPEPLPQPRIPAMAENALLDRGDRLMALGDIASARLLFETAASQGSGRGALAVGRTLDPAYLGSIGVRGVAGDPERAATWYRRAADLGETSAAALLESLGRR; this is translated from the coding sequence GTGCTGTTGACCGGATCGCCGGAGGTCGGCAAGTCCCGGCTGGTTCGCGAATTGGCGGCCCGCCAGGAGGCCCGGGGTACCGTATGCGCCGTCGTGCCCGATGCCGGCACGGCTGCCAAGGAACTGACCAGGCTGGAGGAGGAACTCTCGCGGAAGGCATCGCCGCAGGGGGGTATCGCCGCCCCGGTGCCCCGTGCGCTGCTGGTCGTCGACGGTGTGGATGCTCTCGACGGGGCTGCGCTCGAGCGGTTCGCATTGCTGACCCGCCGGGGAACGCTCGCCTTGCTCCTGGCCGGGCGCACCGGCCTGATCGAAACCCTCGTCCGCTCCGCTTCCAAAACGGTGCGCGGCGCGATCACGGCCCGCGTGCATCTGGACCCGCTCGACGACAGGGCGGCCGAGGATTTCATCGCCGCCTTGATCGCGAGCCGGGGCGAGGTCGCCGGCATCGCCCCTGACACGGTGAGGCGGATCGTCGCCCAGGGCAACGGCATACCGGGAGAGATCGAGCGCCTGACTGCCGACGCGATCACGCTGGCCCGTGCCAGCCGGGCCGTGCACATGGCCGCGACGGTTGAGCCGGCTTCTGAATTTCCCACGTTCCAGCCGCTCGACCTGACGCCTGCAGCGCTGCGGCCGGACCCGTCGCGCTGCCTCACCGCCGCCCCGCGCTCGATGCAGGATGTCCTCGAGGACCTGCGGACACGGGCGGCGACCGCACCCAGGGCCGGGTGTCCGAAGGACCGCGACGCCCTTTCGGATCCGCCGGCACGGACGCTACCCTCCAGGAGGAGTCCTGTTCAGCCGGAACCGCCCCGCGGCCGGACACTGCCATGGGCCACCGGCATCGCCCTGGCGGTCGCCGCGACCGCGTTCATCTCGCCCGAGCCCAAATACGGCGTGCCGACCGTGCATGTTTCCGACAATCCGAATGCCGTCGTGGTCAGCTCGGTCGTTCCGGAACCGGGCGCCGGCATCCGGGCAGCCGAACCGGGGGTCATGGTGGCCGAACTGGAAGACGAGCAGCCTCGTTCCCGCGACTCCATGACCGACCCGGCGCCCGAACCCGAACCCGAACCGATGGCCGCCGAACCACCGCCTGCCGAGCAGCCGGCACCCCAGGAACCGGTGATCGAGCAGCCTGCATTCGAAGAACCGGTGATCGAGCAGCCGGTGATCGAGCAACCGGCAGTCGAGGAGCCCGCCCCCTTATTGCCTGAGCCGAAGCCGACCCTCGCGGAGCCGCCCCCGGAGGAGCAGGCGCCCGCTCCGGTTGTCACCGTGGAGCCGCCGCCGCCGGAACCGCTGCCACAACCGCGGATCCCGGCGATGGCCGAGAACGCGCTGCTGGACCGGGGCGACCGTCTGATGGCCTTGGGCGACATCGCCTCGGCCCGGCTGCTGTTCGAGACGGCGGCATCCCAGGGCAGCGGACGGGGGGCGCTTGCAGTGGGCCGGACGCTGGATCCGGCCTATCTCGGCTCCATCGGCGTCCGGGGCGTCGCCGGCGATCCGGAGCGCGCCGCCACCTGGTACCGCCGCGCGGCCGACCTGGGAGAAACCTCGGCCGCCGCCCTGCTGGAGTCGCTGGGACGGCGCTGA
- a CDS encoding DUF445 domain-containing protein, translating into MIDQPDTDTDHEAAQRRLLRRNRRLATGLLLFAATLFVALRFVPEPGFWILLLRAASEAAIVGALADWFAVTALFRRPLGLPIPHTAIIPSSKDRIGDGLGSFVERNFLEPSLVVAKLRSVDPAARLVGWLNAPGTAEALAVRLVATLPGVIRSIEDRELRDFFGRALGEQLRGTEVAPVIGKVLGVLVASGQHQPLLERAVAWALDLMDRNQGRLEAMVGQRSGWWIPKAIDRRVARSLSSGAHDYLKELLDPASPMRIRMELAIEDLARDLQDDADTRAQVEAAKARLLDQPEIQAWLAGLWDEVRRITLDDLERPDGRTREALVTGLKSLGSALETDPAMRARLNASAERLALDLISPWRRGIGRFIAEVVHNWDARTVSDRIETAVGSDLQYVRISGTIVAALVGSALFLVTRLIE; encoded by the coding sequence TTGATCGATCAGCCGGATACCGATACGGACCACGAGGCAGCGCAGCGCCGCCTGCTCCGGCGCAATAGGAGGCTGGCCACGGGGCTGCTGCTGTTCGCGGCGACCCTGTTCGTGGCCCTGCGCTTCGTGCCGGAGCCGGGATTCTGGATACTGCTGCTGCGCGCCGCGTCGGAGGCGGCGATCGTCGGCGCGCTGGCGGACTGGTTCGCGGTGACCGCGCTGTTCCGCCGGCCCCTGGGCCTGCCGATCCCGCACACCGCGATCATCCCGTCCAGCAAGGACCGCATCGGCGACGGGCTCGGCAGCTTCGTCGAACGCAACTTCCTGGAGCCGTCGCTGGTCGTGGCGAAGCTCCGCTCGGTCGATCCGGCGGCGCGGCTGGTAGGCTGGCTGAATGCGCCCGGCACGGCGGAGGCGCTGGCCGTCCGGCTGGTCGCGACGCTGCCCGGCGTGATCCGGTCGATCGAGGACCGCGAGCTGCGCGACTTCTTCGGCCGGGCGCTGGGCGAGCAGCTGCGGGGGACCGAAGTGGCGCCGGTGATCGGCAAGGTGCTGGGCGTGCTGGTTGCCAGCGGGCAGCACCAGCCCCTGCTGGAGCGCGCGGTGGCCTGGGCGCTGGACCTGATGGACCGCAACCAGGGCCGGCTGGAGGCGATGGTCGGCCAGCGCAGCGGCTGGTGGATTCCCAAGGCGATCGACCGGCGGGTCGCCCGCTCCCTGAGCAGCGGGGCCCACGATTACCTGAAGGAACTGCTCGACCCGGCATCGCCGATGCGCATCCGCATGGAGTTGGCGATCGAGGATCTGGCCCGCGACCTTCAGGACGACGCCGACACCCGCGCCCAGGTCGAGGCGGCCAAGGCACGGCTGCTCGACCAGCCGGAAATCCAGGCTTGGCTGGCCGGGTTGTGGGACGAGGTGCGCCGGATCACGCTGGACGACCTGGAACGGCCCGATGGCCGGACGCGCGAGGCGCTGGTCACCGGCCTGAAGTCGCTGGGGTCGGCGCTGGAGACGGACCCCGCCATGCGGGCGCGTCTCAACGCCTCGGCCGAGCGGCTGGCGCTGGACCTCATCTCGCCCTGGCGGCGCGGTATCGGCCGCTTCATCGCCGAGGTGGTCCACAACTGGGACGCCCGGACGGTATCGGACCGGATCGAGACGGCGGTCGGCAGCGACCTGCAGTATGTTCGCATCTCCGGCACCATCGTCGCGGCCCTGGTCGGCTCCGCCCTGTTCCTGGTGACCCGGCTGATCGAGTGA